A window from Crassostrea angulata isolate pt1a10 unplaced genomic scaffold, ASM2561291v2 HiC_scaffold_185, whole genome shotgun sequence encodes these proteins:
- the LOC128169709 gene encoding uncharacterized protein LOC128169709, which yields MLRGMVFQNFVHFKERCKFDFSKTENGPNIFVGCSSTGKTAALELMRRCMDSKINSSLTKRLYPDKNAYVFCEFKNETTCYGPTVITGIIVEGKHESNPGLIPEDEEYEDWNEMQTKNDTRFHKVIMYCFKEEIKFCSKTYIEKENGNIVDLRMNLRLSPSLLDGILDKNQTKISNDINEGIKTKFNDVFVIRVLEQIRQLKKNETVNSKPKLWKMMEENFVGILTMRGPGTFQWTKSRYIDFTFKSMNYEDVCAHAEIITNLLDSELIDKEEERRIFGYLTYPNEIVFRKTASQTGKTVINVELQKSPPFPLLKTSLGIIEAKQFSLLMTHKSFKTICLEEPDRGMHPHMIERMKEVLHQESRNKTIIVATHNPYLLDSRSLDNTFIFLKKGIDSFVEKIGALDECAIVRKNIEVQDLKRLLFSSHVLFVEGKSDKIVLQSIFMHIVLSNRKTLDMLSYEIIQMGGKDSQDPLTTFCKRINIEHCFILDRDAHITTKKENETFDEFSNRLAGEKNTFVWEKGELEDFLLNDDTDDDFTKLNEILGQEEQFPTSKKIKKEKIKKGLNAGLSMSQSKKLADFIKGFSDTKRLRKFLEEKMAFFKKEDD from the coding sequence ATGCTTCGTGGAATGGTTTTTCAGAACTTTGTTCACTTCAAAGAGAgatgtaaatttgatttttcgaAAACTGAAAACGGCCCAAATATTTTTGTTGGATGTAGTTCAACAGGCAAAACAGCTGCCTTGGAACTAATGAGAAGATGTATGGACAGTAAAATCAATTCATCTCTTACAAAAAGACTTTACCCAGACAAAAATGCATATGTTTTCTGTgagtttaaaaatgaaacaacttGTTATGGACCTACTGTTATAACAGGAATTATTGTGGAAGGAAAACACGAAAGTAATCCAGGTTTAATTCCTGAAGATGAGGAATATGAAGACTGGAATGAGATGCAAACCAAGAACGACACAAGGTTTCATAAAGTTATAATGTACTGTTTTAAAGAGGAAATAAAGTTTTGTTCAAAAACatatatagaaaaagaaaatggcaACATTGTTGATTTAAGAATGAATCTAAGACTCTCTCCAAGTCTCTTAGATGGAATACTGgataaaaaccaaacaaaaataaGTAATGACATAAACGAAggaatcaaaacaaaattcaatgatGTTTTTGTTATCAGAGTTCTTGAACAAATCAgacaattaaagaaaaatgaaaccGTAAACTCAAAACCAAAGTTGTGGAAAAtgatggaggaaaattttgtcGGTATTTTAACGATGAGAGGACCGGGTACTTTTCAGTGGACAAAGAGCAGATATATTGACTTCACATTCAAATCAATGAACTATGAGGATGTATGTGCTCATGCAGAAATCATAACTAATCTTTTGGATAGTGAATTAATTGACAAAGAGGAAGAAAGAAGAATATTTGGATATCTTACATATccaaatgaaattgtatttcgGAAAACTGCATCACAAACTGGTAAAACTGTGATTAACGTTGAGCTACAGAAAAGCCCGCCGTTTCCACTGTTGAAGACCTCCCTTGGTATCATAGAGGCAAAGCAATTTTCTCTTCTTATGACacataaatcatttaaaacaatttgcTTAGAAGAACCTGATAGAGGAATGCATCCTCACATGATTGAACGCATGAAAGAGGTACTCCATCAAGAAAGTAGAAATAAAACCATTATTGTTGCAACACACAATCCATATCTTCTCGACTCCAGATCGTTAGATAATACCTTTATCTTCTTAAAAAAAGGTATTGACTCATTTGTCGAAAAAATTGGTGCCCTTGATGAATGTGCCATTGTACGAAAGAATATTGAAGTTCAAGATTTAAAAAGACTTTTGTTTTCATCGCATGTTCTTTTTGTTGAAGGAAAGTCCGACAAAATTGTTCTGCAATCAATTTTCATGCACATCGTTTTATCAAACAGGAAAACACTTGATATGTTGAGTTATGAGATAATTCAAATGGGTGGAAAAGACTCTCAAGACCCCTTGACAACGTTTTGCAAACGCATCAATATAGAGCATTGCTTTATTTTAGATCGAGATGCACATATAACgacaaagaaagaaaatgaaacatttgatGAATTTTCTAATCGACTGGCaggagaaaaaaatacttttgtcTGGGAAAAGGGAGAGCTAGAAGATTTTCTCTTAAATGATGATACTGATGATGATTTTACAAAACTTAACGAAATTTTAGGGCAAGAAGAACAGTTTCCaacttcaaaaaaaattaaaaaagagaaaattaaaaaaggtttaaatGCCGGGTTATCCATGAGCCAGTCAAAAAAACTGGCTGACTTTATCAAAGGATTTTCCGACACTAAACGTCTTCGAAAGTTTCTGGAAGAAAAAATggcgttttttaaaaaagaagacgACTGA